Proteins from a genomic interval of Panthera uncia isolate 11264 chromosome C1 unlocalized genomic scaffold, Puncia_PCG_1.0 HiC_scaffold_4, whole genome shotgun sequence:
- the ICMT gene encoding protein-S-isoprenylcysteine O-methyltransferase has translation MAGCAARAPPGSEARLSLATFLLGASVLALPLLTRAGLQGRTGLALYVAGLNALLLLLYRPPRYQIAIRACFLGFVFGCGMLLSFSQSSWSHFGWYMCSLSLFHYSEYLVTAVNNPKSLSLDSFLLNHSLEYTVAALSSWIEFTLENIFWPELKQITWLSALGLLMVVFGECLRKAAMFTAGSNFNHVVQNEKSETHTLVTGGVYAWFRHPSYVGWFYWSIGTQVMLCNPICGVGYALTVWRFFRDRTEEEEISLIHFFGDEYLEYKKRVPTGLPFIKGVKVEL, from the exons ATGGCGGGCTGCGCGGCGCGGGCTCCGCCGGGCTCCGAGGCGCGCCTCAGCCTGGCCACCTTCCTGCTGGGCGCCTCGGTGCTCGCGCTGCCGCTGCTCACGCGCGCCGGCCTGCAGGGCCGCACCGGGCTGGCGCTCTACGTGGCTGGGCTCAAcgcgctgctgctgctgctctacCGGCCGCCGCGCTACCAG ATAGCCATCCGAGCTTGCTTCCTTGGCTTCGTGTTCGGCTGCGGCATGTTGCTAAGTTTTAGCCAGTCTTCTTGGAGTCACTTTGGCTG gtatATGTGCTCCTTGTCACTATTCCATTATTCTGAATATTTGGTCACAGCAGTCAATAACCCCAAAAGTCTGTccttggattcctttctcctgAATCACAGTCTGGAGTACACAGTAGCTGCTCTTTCTTCTTGGATAGAGTTCACACTCGAAAATATCTTTTGGCCAG AACTGAAGCAGATCACCTGGCTCAGTGCCTTGGGGTTGCTGATGGTGGTCTTTGGAGAATGTCTGAGGAAAGCGGCCATGTTCACAGCTGGTTCCAATTTCAATCACGTGGTGCAGAATGAAAAATCAGAGACTCATACCCTGGTGACAGGCGGAGTGTATGCTTGGTTTCGGCATCCTTCTTACGTTGGGTGGTTTTACTGGAGCATTGGAACCCAG GTGATGCTGTGCAACCCCATCTGTGGCGTTGGCTACGCTCTGACGGTGTGGCGATTCTTCCGAGATCGGACAGAAGAAGAGGAGATCTCATTAATTCACTTTTTTGGAGACGAGTACCTGGAGTATAAGAAGCGGGTGCCCACAGGCCTGCCTTTTATAAAAGGGGTCAAGGTGGAGCTATAA